The stretch of DNA CATGCCCAATCCAGGGCTCCTTCAAAAAGAGTTGCCAGGCCTCTCCCCAAGAATCATAACGAAGTCGGGCGGAGGCGTCGGGGAGAAAATAATCTTCCACAAAGGCGGACTCGATGCTTTCCACAAGGCTCAAAAATCGAGATTGAACGGGGGGTAAAAAACTTAGGGTCACAAGAAGAATGGCCATAAAAACAAAGAGCAATTTGATGGAGCGAAGCAGTCCAAAAACAAAAAGTCCCGCCATGAGCGCCAGGTAGGCGCTGCGAGAAAGGGTGAGTACAAGAGCCAGAAGCATCACGAGAGCCAGGGCGGCGAGCACGGCGCGGTGTTTTTTAGCATCCCAGGCCACCCCCACCACAATGGGGAGCATGAAAGCCAGGAAGCCGCCCACGAAGTTGGGGTCAAACCAAGTGGAGAGCAGGCGGTTTTGGTGTGGGTCCCAGCCCAAGAGCTCCATGGTGGTGAAATCCGGCATGATTTTGAGTTGGATGAAGCCCGCCACGCACAAAAGGAAAATGAAAAAGAGCAGGGCGAGGAGGGAGTGTTTTTTTTCAGCCGCACTTTGATTCCAAACGACCACGGAAAGTAAAAAGAAGGCCGCGAAACGGACCCCGTAAAAAGTGGATTCCAGCACTTCTTGCCCGGACATGTCGCCGGAATGAAGGAGCAGGGAAGCGAATCCAAAGAAGAGAAAGATAAGAACGGGGAGGGCCGTTTTGGGAAGGCGAATGGGGCGCTTTTGTATGGCTTGGATTGTGGTCCAGGTGAGAACAAACAGCGGGACGAAGAGGTCGATCCATAAAAACCCGTGGAAGCGACTCAGTTCACCCACCAAAGAGAGGAGGAGGGCAAGTCCAATGCCAATGGAACCGAAAGGGAAGGCTTTTTTAATCATTGGGGATATTGTACATTATACCAGGCCTTTTCAA from Candidatus Gracilibacteria bacterium encodes:
- a CDS encoding O-antigen ligase family protein, which encodes MIKKAFPFGSIGIGLALLLSLVGELSRFHGFLWIDLFVPLFVLTWTTIQAIQKRPIRLPKTALPVLIFLFFGFASLLLHSGDMSGQEVLESTFYGVRFAAFFLLSVVVWNQSAAEKKHSLLALLFFIFLLCVAGFIQLKIMPDFTTMELLGWDPHQNRLLSTWFDPNFVGGFLAFMLPIVVGVAWDAKKHRAVLAALALVMLLALVLTLSRSAYLALMAGLFVFGLLRSIKLLFVFMAILLVTLSFLPPVQSRFLSLVESIESAFVEDYFLPDASARLRYDSWGEAWQLFLKEPWIGHGYNRYKHAALELGTLKDLEIHSASGSDSSLLNILATTGLLGFIPFLAAYLLLAKQAWVHKKSGFAAGFLAGLCGLFIHAIFVNSLLFPLFMAPFWITAGLLPHSKEAE